The genomic DNA TGGTGCCGCCGGGCATCGCCATCGCGGTGGTCGCACTCAGTTTCACGCTGTCGGGGCGCGCGCTGGAGTCCGTGCTCAATCCGAAGCTGGGGGTGGCGAAGTGACGCTCCTCGACGTGCGCGACCTGCACGTGACGTACGGTACGGGCGCCGCCGCCGTCCCCGCGGTCCGCGGCGTGGACCTCAGCCTGGCCGCGGGGCAGAAGCTCGGCCTGGCGGGCGAATCGGGCTGCGGCAAGTCGACCCTGGCGCTGGCACTGCTGCGGCTGCTGCCGCACTCCGCGCGGCTGAGCGGGGAGATCCTGCTCGACGGCGAGGACGTGCTCACGATGTCGTGGGGGCGGCTGCGCGCGGTGCGCTGGGCGGGCGCGTCGATCGTCTTCCAGGGCGCGATGCACTCGCTCAACGCCGTCCACCGCATCCGCGACCAGATCGCCGAGCCGATCCTGCTGCACCGGCTGGAGACCTCCCAGAGCGCGGCCCGGCGGCGGGCGGAGGGGCTGCTGGAGCAGGTCGGGCTGCCGGCCGCCCGCGGCGGCGCGTACCCGCACGAGCTGTCCGGCGGCCAGCGGCAGCGGGTGATGATCGCGATGGCGCTGGCGTGCGACCCGCGGCTGATCGTCGCCGACGAGCCGACGACGGCGCTGGACGTGATGATCCAGGCGCAGATCCTGCGGCTCATCGAGCGGCTGGTCGCCGACCAGGGCATCAGCCTGCTGATGATCAGCCACGACCTGGCGGTGCTCTCCGACACCTGCGACCGGCTGGCGGTCATGTACGCGGGCCGGATCGTCGAGGAGGGCCCGGCGCAGACGGTGTTCACGGCGGCGGAGCACCCGTACAGCGGCGCGCTGGCGGCCGCGTTCCCGACCGTGGGCCGCGCCGCCGACCGCCGCGCCCCGCAGGGCCTGCCCGGCGATCCGCCGGACCCGGCCCGGCTTCCGCCGGGCTGCGCGTTCCACCCGCGCTGCCCGGTGGCGCTGGAGACCTGCGCGACGGCGGACCCGCGGCTGCGGGAGGCGGGCCCGGGGCGGCGGGCCGCGTGCGTACACGTGGACAGCGTCAAGGAGGCACGGTGAGCGGGGAGTCGGCGGAGAAGGCAAAGGACGCGGGGGCGCCGGGGGCGGACGGGGACGTACGCGCGGGGGCGCCTGCGGCCCCGGGCAAGGAGCCGGCGAACGGGATCGCGGCCGGTGCCGGAGGCCCCGGGTTGCGCAAGCCCGGGCCCGCGGCCGTACGCGGCGAAGACGCCCCCGCCGCCGGGCCGCTGCTCGCCGCCGACGGGCTGCGGGTCGTCTTCCCCGGGCGGCACGGCGCACCCCCCGCGCGGGCCGTCGACGGCGTGCACCTCGCCATCGGCCCCGGCGAGATCGTCGCCCTCGTCGGCGAGTCGGGATGCGGCAAGACCACCCTGGCCCGCGCGCTCCTCGGCCTGGTCCGCCCCACCGCGGGCACGGTCGCGTTCCGCGGCTCCCCGCTGGCGTACGGCGGCCGGGCGCTCAAGGCGTACCGGCGGCGGGTGCAGCTCGTGCTCCAGGACCCCAGCGGCTCGCTCAACCCGCGGCACACCGTCTACGACGCCGTCGCCGAGGGCCTGCGCATCCACGGCCACCGCGGCGACGAACGCGCCGCCGTGGCCTCCGCGCTCGCCCGCGCCGGGCTGCGCCCGCCGGAGCGGTTCTTCCTGCGCTACCCGCACGAGCTGTCCGGCGGCCAGCGGCAGCGCGTCGTCATCGCCGGGGCCCTGGTGCTCGACCCGGAGCTGATCGTCGCCGACGAGCCGGTGGCCTCGCTCGACGCCTCGGTGCGCGGCGAGATCCTGGCGCTGCTGCTGCGGCTCCGCGACCAACTGGGGCTGTCCGCACTGGTCGTCACGCACGACCTGGGGCTGGCGTGGAACATCGCGGACCGGGTCGCGGTGATGTACCTGGGCCGGATCGTGGAGGCGGGCCCGGTGGAGGAGGTGCTGACGGCGCCGCGGCACCCGTACACGAAGGCCCTGCTGTCGGTGCTGCCGGAGTCGGGGACGGCGCCGGTGGTGCTGACGGGCGAGCCGCCGGACCCGGCGCGGATCCCGGGCGGCTGCCGGTTCCACGCGCGCTGCCAGCAGCTCGCCTCCGGCGAGGCGGCGTCGGCGGGCGTCGCGGACGCCTGCCGCGGCACGGACCTGCCGGTGCTGGACGGGACCCGGCCGGGGGTGGCGTGCCACCTGGCCGGGACGGCGGCGGCGGCCCCGCCGGCGTAGGACGGCAGGCGGCGCCTGCCGGGGCACCGGGCGGGCGCCGTCAGCGGGCCGCGGTCAGCTCGCGGCAGGCGTCGACGTCGCGGCGCATCTGGTCCTTCAGGTCCTCAACGGTCTCGAAGCGCTCCTGGCCGCGGACGAAGGCGAGGAAGTCGACGGCCACGTGCAGCCCGTACAGGTCGAGGTCGTCGCGGTCGAGCGCGTACGCCTCCACCGTCCGCTCCGTGCCGTCGAACTGCGGGTTGGTGCCGACGGAGATCGCCGCGGGCAGCCGGTCGCCCGCGGCCTCCAGCCAGCCCGCGTACACCCCGTCGGCGGGGATCGCGGTGTGCGGCAGGGTCTCCAGGTTGGCGGTCGGGAAGCCCAGCTCGCGGCCGCGCTGCGCGCCGCGTACGACGACGCCCTCGACGCGGTGCGGCCGCCCCAGCACCTCCGCCGCCCCGGTGACGTCGCCCTCGGCGATCAGCCGCCGGGCGAGGGTGGAGGAGAACGGCTCGCCGCCGCCCGCGGCGCCGCTGACCTGGAGGTCGACGACGTCCACCGTGTAGTCGTACGTCTCGCCGAGGGAGGTGAGGAACGCGACGTCGCCGGCGGCCTTGTGGCCGAAGCGGAAGTTCGGGCCCTCCACCACCACACGCGCGTGCAGCTTGTCGACCAGCACCTTCACCACGAAGTCCGCGGGCGCCAGCTTCGAGAACTCCGCGGTGAACGGCAGGATCAGCAGCGCGTCCACGCCGAGGTCCGCCATCAGCTCCGCCCGCCGGTGGTGCGCGGCCAGCAGCGGGGGGTGGCTGCCGGGGCGGACGACCTCCATGGGGTGCGGGTCGAAGGTCACCACGACGGACTGCACGCCCAGTTCCCGGGCCCGCTTCACTGTCCGGCCGATGATGAGCTGGTGGCCGCGGTGCACGCCGTCGAACGAGCCGATGGTGACGACGCTGCGCCCCCACCCCTCGGGGATGTCCTCCAAGCCACGCCAGCGCTGCACTCTGCCCGCTCCTCGGTCCGCCGTTGTCGTGCCTGCCCCGTACAGGATTGTGGAACACAAGACTGCCATGCTCGCGGTCGAGCGCAGGAGCCGGGCGCCGGTCCGCCCGGCGGGACGGCCGGTTTCGTGCGGCGGTACGGGCGGTCCGTACCGACTCCGCCGTCTTCTGCCGCACGCCCGCGGGCTCAGGACGCGCGCCGCGGGTGCGCCGTGCCCACGGCGAGCTGCGCGCTCGGCCCCAGCAGCACCGCCCAGCCGTCCCGGTCCGCGGCC from Streptomyces sp. CMB-StM0423 includes the following:
- a CDS encoding ABC transporter ATP-binding protein translates to MTLLDVRDLHVTYGTGAAAVPAVRGVDLSLAAGQKLGLAGESGCGKSTLALALLRLLPHSARLSGEILLDGEDVLTMSWGRLRAVRWAGASIVFQGAMHSLNAVHRIRDQIAEPILLHRLETSQSAARRRAEGLLEQVGLPAARGGAYPHELSGGQRQRVMIAMALACDPRLIVADEPTTALDVMIQAQILRLIERLVADQGISLLMISHDLAVLSDTCDRLAVMYAGRIVEEGPAQTVFTAAEHPYSGALAAAFPTVGRAADRRAPQGLPGDPPDPARLPPGCAFHPRCPVALETCATADPRLREAGPGRRAACVHVDSVKEAR
- a CDS encoding ABC transporter ATP-binding protein, yielding MSGESAEKAKDAGAPGADGDVRAGAPAAPGKEPANGIAAGAGGPGLRKPGPAAVRGEDAPAAGPLLAADGLRVVFPGRHGAPPARAVDGVHLAIGPGEIVALVGESGCGKTTLARALLGLVRPTAGTVAFRGSPLAYGGRALKAYRRRVQLVLQDPSGSLNPRHTVYDAVAEGLRIHGHRGDERAAVASALARAGLRPPERFFLRYPHELSGGQRQRVVIAGALVLDPELIVADEPVASLDASVRGEILALLLRLRDQLGLSALVVTHDLGLAWNIADRVAVMYLGRIVEAGPVEEVLTAPRHPYTKALLSVLPESGTAPVVLTGEPPDPARIPGGCRFHARCQQLASGEAASAGVADACRGTDLPVLDGTRPGVACHLAGTAAAAPPA
- a CDS encoding bifunctional riboflavin kinase/FAD synthetase, yielding MQRWRGLEDIPEGWGRSVVTIGSFDGVHRGHQLIIGRTVKRARELGVQSVVVTFDPHPMEVVRPGSHPPLLAAHHRRAELMADLGVDALLILPFTAEFSKLAPADFVVKVLVDKLHARVVVEGPNFRFGHKAAGDVAFLTSLGETYDYTVDVVDLQVSGAAGGGEPFSSTLARRLIAEGDVTGAAEVLGRPHRVEGVVVRGAQRGRELGFPTANLETLPHTAIPADGVYAGWLEAAGDRLPAAISVGTNPQFDGTERTVEAYALDRDDLDLYGLHVAVDFLAFVRGQERFETVEDLKDQMRRDVDACRELTAAR